The Flavobacterium sp. 20NA77.7 genome includes the window ATTTCTGCCATTTTATGATAATCTTGTTGCATTTTTTCCTGAAGAAGGGTAGAAAAATTCACATTGGGTATTTCGTCAGAATAATGAACCATTTCTACGATAATAGCAATAATTTTTTCAATTAGAATTGCTTTTTTATCATCCATTACTTTTAATCCTGATTTACGTAATTCACTTTTAAGTTCTTCTTTAGTGCTTTCAGAAATAGATTTAACTAATACAATTTCGCCTAATTCAACAGATTTATAGGCAATATTCATCTTTTCCAATACTGATTTTACCATCATTTTACAACGAAGACTTACCATGTGTTGAATAAAT containing:
- a CDS encoding helix-turn-helix domain-containing protein gives rise to the protein MKIFIQHMVSLRCKMMVKSVLEKMNIAYKSVELGEIVLVKSISESTKEELKSELRKSGLKVMDDKKAILIEKIIAIIVEMVHYSDEIPNVNFSTLLQEKMQQDYHKMAEIFSETKGITIEHFIILHKIEKIKELLIYDELNITEISYKMNYSSVAHLSKQFKQITGLTPSFFKTLSKKNRTNLEDI